A stretch of the Lactuca sativa cultivar Salinas chromosome 9, Lsat_Salinas_v11, whole genome shotgun sequence genome encodes the following:
- the LOC111905655 gene encoding L-ascorbate oxidase homolog → MTQASPFLVSVILLLLFQFINGEDPYRFFTWNVTYGDIYPLGVKQQGILINGQFPGPQIDSVTNDNLIINVFNSLDEPFLLSWNGIMQRRNSWQDGVFGTNCPIPPGGNFTYNLQVKDQIGSFFYFPSLAFHKAAGGYGGIKVASRSVIPVPFSPPAGDYTVLAGDWFKQNHTDLKAILDNGHDLPFPDGLLINGRGSNGFTFNVDQGKTYRFRVSNVGLTTSINFRIQGHKLILVEVEGTHSLQNTYDSIDIHLGQSYSILVTTDQPPKDYYIIVSTRFTTPVLTTTSALHYSNAVSGLDDTPPGGPTTEIDWSLNQARSLRRNLTASGPRPNPQGSYHYGLINTTRTIRVVNSAPVVGGKQRYAVNGVSFVLPDTPLKLADYFKISGVFSLGSIQDGPSGGVNLQTAVMAADFRGYVEVVFENPEDSVQSWHVDGHHFFVVGMDGGQWSEASRTGYNLRDTISRVTVQVYPKSWTAVYMPLDNVGMWNVRSENWARQYLGQQFYLRVYSPANSWRDEAPIPNNVILCGRAVGHQP, encoded by the exons ATGACCCAAGCGTCGCCGTTTTTGGTGTCGGTGATTCTTCTTCTTCTGTTTCAGTTCATCAATGGCGAAGACCCATACAGGTTCTTCACTTGGAATGTCACTTATGGTGATATTTACCCTCTTGGAGTCAAACAACAG GGGATATTGATAAATGGACAGTTTCCAGGGCCTCAAATTGATTCTGTAACAAATGATAACTTGATCATCAACGTTTTCAATAGCTTGGATGAACCGTTTCTTCTTTCTTG GAATGGGATTATGCAACGGAGAAACTCTTGGCAAGACGGCGTTTTCGGTACAAACTGCCCGATCCCGCCGGGGGGAAACTTCACTTACAATCTTCAAGTGAAAGATCAGATCGGTAGCTTCTTTTACTTCCCTTCACTTGCTTTCCACAAGGCTGCCGGAGGCTATGGTGGCATCAAAGTCGCTAGTCGCTCAGTTATTCCAGTTCCCTTCTCACCACCCGCCGGAGATTACACTGTACTCGCCGGAGACTGGTTCAAGCAAAATCACACG GATCTAAAAGCAATTCTGGACAACGGGCATGATCTTCCGTTCCCAGATGGCCTTCTAATCAACGGACGTGGATCAAATGGCTTTACATTTAACGTTGATCAAG GTAAAACTTACAGATTCAGGGTATCAAACGTTGGTCTAACAACTTCAATAAACTTCAGAATCCAAGGTCATAAGCTAATTCTAGTTGAAGTAGAAGGAACTCATTCACTACAAAACACATATGATTCAATCGACATCCATTTGGGTCAATCTTACTCCATATTAGTCACTACCGACCAACCTCCTAAAGATTACTACATTATTGTCTCAACCCGATTCACCACACCAGTCCTCACAACCACATCGGCTCTACACTACAGCAACGCAGTCAGTGGTCTCGATGACACACCTCCCGGTGGACCCACAACTGAAATCGACTGGTCACTCAACCAAGCAAGATCACTCAG GCGAAATTTGACTGCAAGTGGACCAAGGCCAAACCCACAGGGGTCTTATCACTACGGATTGATCAACACTACTCGGACTATTAGGGTTGTGAATTCTGCACCGGTTGTTGGTGGGAAGCAGAGATATGCGGTTAATGGTGTCTCGTTTGTTTTACCGGATACACCTCTTAAGCTTGCTGATTATTTCAAGATTTCGGGTGTTTTTAGTCTTGGTAGCATTCAGGATGGCCCGAGTGGTGGTGTGAACCTGCAAACCGCCGTAATGGCGGCGGATTTTAGAGGGTATGTGGAGGTTGTGTTTGAGAATCCGGAAGATTCCGTACAATCTTGGCATGTTGATGGCCACCATTTCTTTGTTGTCGG GATGGATGGAGGGCAATGGTCAGAAGCAAGCCGGACTGGCTACAATTTACGCGACACAATTTCACGTGTTACCGTGCAG GTATACCCGAAGTCATGGACTGCGGTTTACATGCCGTTGGATAACGTGGGAATGTGGAATGTGCGGTCCGAGAATTGGGCTCGACAGTATTTAGGTCAACAGTTTTATCTTCGAGTTTACTCGCCGGCTAATTCTTGGAGAGATGAGGCTCCGATTCCAAATAATGTTATTCTTTGTGGGCGGGCGGTTGGACATCAACCTTAA